From Melospiza georgiana isolate bMelGeo1 chromosome 33, bMelGeo1.pri, whole genome shotgun sequence, the proteins below share one genomic window:
- the CTXND2 gene encoding cortexin domain containing 2, translated as METPTVLPAMDVDKAVATAFVVLLGLFLLAMTVRCARLVVDPYSAIPTSTWEEEPIN; from the coding sequence ATGGAGACCCCCACGGTGCTGCCCGCCATGGACGTGGACAAAGCCGTGGCCACGGCCTtcgtggtgctgctggggctcttcCTGCTGGCCATGACCGTGCGCTGCGCCCGCCTCGTGGTGGATCCCTACAGCGCCATCCCCACCTCCACCTGGGAGGAGGAACCCATCAACTGA